In Equus caballus isolate H_3958 breed thoroughbred chromosome 7, TB-T2T, whole genome shotgun sequence, one DNA window encodes the following:
- the LOC100053374 gene encoding RNA polymerase II subunit A C-terminal domain phosphatase SSU72 like protein 3-like produces MPSSPLKVAVVCMSNINRSMEAQSILRKKGFSVWSFGAGSQVRLPGDAPNLPVVYNFSTTYKEMYNDLLRKDRQHYIRNGILHILRRNERIKPQPERFQECLEAFDVIFTCGESIYDRVVEDLCAREQETFQPVHVINVDIQDTLEDATLGALLICELCQRLQHADDVEDSLAKLLLAVEEKRGKSFLHMVFFY; encoded by the coding sequence ATGCCCTCATCCCCACTCAAGGTGGCTGTGGTGTGCATGAGTAACATAAACAGGAGCATGGAAGCCCAGAGCATCCTCAGGAAAAAAGGCTTCAGTGTCTGGTCTTTCGGAGCTGGATCTCAAGTGAGGCTCCCAGGAGACGCACCTAATCTTCCTGTGGTTTACAATTTCTCAACCACATACAAAGAGATGTACAACGACCTCCTCAGAAAAGACAGACAACACTATATCAGGAATGGAATCTTACACATCctgagaagaaatgagagaatcaAGCCCCAGCCAGAAAGATTTCAAGAGTGCCTTGAGGCCTTCGATGTCATCTTTACCTGTGGGGAGAGCATCTATGACCGAGTGGTGGAAGATCTGTGTGCCAGAGAGCAGGAGACCTTCCAGCCTGTGCACGTGATCAACGTGGACATCCAAGACACCCTGGAGGATGCCACCCTTGGAGCTCTGCTCATCTGTGAGCTCTGCCAGCGCCTCCAGCATGCAGATGACGTGGAAGACAGTCTGGCTAAGCTGCTCCTTGCagtggaggagaaaagaggaaagagctttcttcacatggtcttcttcTACTGA